A stretch of the Osmerus mordax isolate fOsmMor3 chromosome 12, fOsmMor3.pri, whole genome shotgun sequence genome encodes the following:
- the clk4a gene encoding dual specificity protein kinase CLK4 isoform X1, with product MRQSKRMRSPDSLLDAWEERMQSHKRRRRDSHSSERENESRRHRRQYTTKRGHYLETRSLNQNLDSQERRVRHRSLEMGYEDSRGSTCLSRDRDQEWHHYSKSSCRSGMTGRSRRSSRGQRDTGRGPRQSPSHQNSQSTRRRQRRNRKRTRSVEDDDEGHLIYHWGDMLRDRYEIVSNLGEGAFGKVVECVDHSKGGARVAVKIIKNIDRYREAAMSEVEVLEQMNSLDCDRRYACVRMLDWFDHHGHVCIVLELLGLSTYDFLKENGFQPFPIEHIRHMAYQTIKAVRFLHKSKLTHTDLKPENILFINSDYHLEYNPVMRRDERTLKNPDVKVVDFGNATYEYEHHTSVISTRHYRAPEVILDLGWDHACDVWSLGCILLEYYLGSTLFQTHDSKEHLAMMERVLGPIPTHLLQKTRKRRYVHRYKLDWDPRGSSGRYVRRHCRPLKEYMVSQSSEHEQLFDLIRKMMEFDPSRRLSMNQALRHPFFSCLRKASSSSAKN from the exons ATGCGGCAGTCGAAGCGAATGCGTTCACCGGACTCTTTGCTCGATGCTTGGGAGGAGAGAATGCAGAGCCATAAGCGCCGAAGAAGAGACTCGCACAGCAGCGAGAGGGAGAACGAATCTAGAAGACATCGTCGTCAATACACAACGAAAAGAGG GCACTACCTGGAGACCCGCAGCCTGAACCAGAACCTGGACTCACAGGAGCGCCGTGTCCGACACCGGAGCCTGGAGATGGGCTACGAGGACAGCCGGGGCAGCACCTGCCTGAGCCGGGACAGAGACCAGGAATGGCACCACTACAGCAAGTCCTCCTGCCGTAGCGGCATGACCGGACGGAGTCGGAGGAGTAGCCGCGGGCAACGGGACACGGGGCGTGGCCCCCGCCAAAGCCCCTCCCACCAGAACTCTCAGTCG ACGCGGAGACGCCAGCGCAGGAACAGGAAGCGAACCCGAAGTGTTGAGGATGATGACGAGGGTCACCTGATCTATCACTGGGGAGACATGCTGAGAGACAGAT ATGAGATAGTCTCCAATCTGGGAGAAGGAGCATTTGGCAAGGTGGTGGAATGCGTCGATCACTCCAA gggtggtGCTCGTGTGGCCGTCAAGATCATTAAGAACATTGATCGGTACCGCGAGGCGGCCATGTCTGAGGTTGAGGTTTTGGAGCAGATGAACTCTCTGGACTGTGACCGGCGATA CGCGTGTGTGAGGATGCTGGACTGGTTCGACCACCACGGTCACGTGTGCATCGTGTTGGAGCTGCTGGGACTGAGCACCTACGACTTCCTGAAGGAGAACGGCTTCCAGCCCTTCCCCATAGAGCACATCAGACACATGGCCTATCAGACCATCAAGGCTGTCcgct TCCTTCACAAGAGCAAGCTGACCCACACAGACCTGAAGCCAGAGAATATCCTGTTCATCAACTCAGACTACCACCTGGAGTACAACCCAGTTATG AGGCGGGATGAACGGACGTTAAAGAACCCAGATGTGAAGGTGGTGGACTTTGGCAACGCCACCTACGAGTATGAACACCACACCTCTGTGATCTCCACACGCCACTATCGTGCCCCCGAGGTCATACTGG acCTGGGCTGGGACCATGCGTGTGATGTGTGGAGTCTGGGCTGCATCCTGCTTGAGTATTATCTGGGATCCACTCTGTTCCAG acccatGACAGTAAGGAGCACCTGGCCATGATGGAGAGAGTTCTGGGGCCCATCCCCACACACCTGCTGCAGAAGACCAG GAAGAGGAGGTACGTGCACCGCTACAAGCTGGACTGGGATCCCCGCGGCTCCTCTGGTCGCTACGTGAGGAGACACTGCAGACCCCTGAAG gagTACATGGTGTCCCAGAGTTCAGAGCACGAGCAGCTGTTTGACCTGATCAGGAAGATGATGGAGTTCGACCCGTCCAGGAGGCTCAGTATGAACCAGGCCCTCCGGCACCCCTTCTTCTCCTGCCTCCGCAAggcctccagctcctcagccaagAACTGA
- the clk4a gene encoding dual specificity protein kinase CLK4 isoform X2, whose translation MSEVEVLEQMNSLDCDRRYACVRMLDWFDHHGHVCIVLELLGLSTYDFLKENGFQPFPIEHIRHMAYQTIKAVRFLHKSKLTHTDLKPENILFINSDYHLEYNPVMRRDERTLKNPDVKVVDFGNATYEYEHHTSVISTRHYRAPEVILDLGWDHACDVWSLGCILLEYYLGSTLFQTHDSKEHLAMMERVLGPIPTHLLQKTRKRRYVHRYKLDWDPRGSSGRYVRRHCRPLKEYMVSQSSEHEQLFDLIRKMMEFDPSRRLSMNQALRHPFFSCLRKASSSSAKN comes from the exons ATGTCTGAGGTTGAGGTTTTGGAGCAGATGAACTCTCTGGACTGTGACCGGCGATA CGCGTGTGTGAGGATGCTGGACTGGTTCGACCACCACGGTCACGTGTGCATCGTGTTGGAGCTGCTGGGACTGAGCACCTACGACTTCCTGAAGGAGAACGGCTTCCAGCCCTTCCCCATAGAGCACATCAGACACATGGCCTATCAGACCATCAAGGCTGTCcgct TCCTTCACAAGAGCAAGCTGACCCACACAGACCTGAAGCCAGAGAATATCCTGTTCATCAACTCAGACTACCACCTGGAGTACAACCCAGTTATG AGGCGGGATGAACGGACGTTAAAGAACCCAGATGTGAAGGTGGTGGACTTTGGCAACGCCACCTACGAGTATGAACACCACACCTCTGTGATCTCCACACGCCACTATCGTGCCCCCGAGGTCATACTGG acCTGGGCTGGGACCATGCGTGTGATGTGTGGAGTCTGGGCTGCATCCTGCTTGAGTATTATCTGGGATCCACTCTGTTCCAG acccatGACAGTAAGGAGCACCTGGCCATGATGGAGAGAGTTCTGGGGCCCATCCCCACACACCTGCTGCAGAAGACCAG GAAGAGGAGGTACGTGCACCGCTACAAGCTGGACTGGGATCCCCGCGGCTCCTCTGGTCGCTACGTGAGGAGACACTGCAGACCCCTGAAG gagTACATGGTGTCCCAGAGTTCAGAGCACGAGCAGCTGTTTGACCTGATCAGGAAGATGATGGAGTTCGACCCGTCCAGGAGGCTCAGTATGAACCAGGCCCTCCGGCACCCCTTCTTCTCCTGCCTCCGCAAggcctccagctcctcagccaagAACTGA
- the LOC136954099 gene encoding LOW QUALITY PROTEIN: ras-GEF domain-containing family member 1C-like (The sequence of the model RefSeq protein was modified relative to this genomic sequence to represent the inferred CDS: deleted 2 bases in 2 codons), with the protein MPQTVCPGSMFTPPGFSRHMACAEPELEEEEEAPQGQGPQPGAGLAHGPPITSASLDTLIQHLVPTDDYYPEKAYVFTFLLSARLFINPPELLARVCELCVSQQHLDQSPLDTAKVRRFGPKMLQLLTEWTETFPSDFREDKMVAHLKDIIHRIAPCDESYRKSLSQVLQKLSLKLATLSQCEETVVKGNASSISDKLLAFKSKPPGLQRDMLSICSDPFTLAQQLTHIELEHLSHICPEEFVQAFVQKDPLDSTQPCFSDQKKKTTNLEAYVRWFNRLCYLVATEICMPGKKKQRALVIEFFIDVARECFNIGNFNSLMAIISGMNMSPVSRLKKTWSKAKTAKFFILEHQMDPTGNFYNYRTALRGAVHRSQTASSNREKIVIPFFSMLIKDIYFLNEGCANRLPNGHVNFEKFVELARQVGEFMTWKQAECPFEQDRVILHYLHTAPIFTEDGLYLASYESESPENQVEKDRWKSLRSNILGKDMSGPG; encoded by the exons aTGCCCCAGACTGTGTGTCCTGGCAGCATGTTCACCCCCCCTGGCTTCAGCCGCCACATGGCCTGTGCTGAgccggagctggaggaggaagaggaggccccCCAGGGGCAAGGCCCACAGCCTGGGGCTGGCCTGGCCCACGgc ccccccatcacctccGCCTCCCTGGACACACTCATCCAGCACCTGGTCCCTACCGACGACTACTACCCAGAG AAAGCCTACGTGTTTACATTCCTGCTCAGCGCCCGACTCTTCATCAACCCCCCGGAGCTGCTGGCGAGAGTGTGTGAGCTCTGCgtctcccagcaacacctgGACCAGAGCCCTCTGGACAC GGCCAAGGTCAGGAGGTTCGGGCCGAAGATGCTGCAGCTGCTGACGGAATGGACGGAGACGTTCCCCTCCGACTTCCGAGAAGACAAGATGGTGGCCCACCTGAAGGACATCATCCACAGGATAGCCCCCTGTGACgag TCGTACAGGAAGTCACTGAGCCAGGTCCTGCAAAAGCTGAGCCTTAAGCTGGCCACCCTGAGTCAGTGCGAGGAGACTGTCGTCAAGGGCAACGCCTCGTCCATCTCTGACAAGCTGCTGGCTTTCAAAAGCAAG CCCCCGGGCCTTCAGAGAGACATGCTCTCCATCTGCAGTGACCCCTTCACCCTGGCCCAGCAGCTCACACACATAGaactg gagcatCTGAGTCATATATGTCCAGAGGAGTTTGTCCAAGCCTTCGTACAGAAGGACCCACTGGACAGCACACAG ccatgTTTCAGTGACCAGAAAAAGAAGACCACCAACCTTGAGGCCTACGTCAGATGGTTCAACAGACTGTGTTATCTGGTCGCCACGGAGATCTGCATG cctggTAAGAAGAAGCAGAGAGCCCTGGTGATTGAGTTCTTTATCGACGTGGCCAGAGAGTGCTTCAATATCGGCAACTTCAACTCCCTCATGGCCATcatct cTGGCATGAACATGAGTCCAGTATCTCGTCTAAAGAAGACCTGGAGCAAAGCCAAGACGGCCAAGTTCTTCATCCTGGAG CACCAGATGGATCCTACTGGGAACTTCTACAACTACAGGACTGCTCTGAGGGGGGCTGTCCACCGCTCACAGACTGCCAGCAGCAACAGGGAGAAG ATCGTGATCCCTTTCTTCAGTATGCTTATTAAAGATATCTACTTCCTAAACGAAGGATGTGCCAACCGCCTGCCCAACGGACATGTCAACTTTGAG AAATTCGTGGAGCTGGCGAGGCAGGTGGGGGAGTTCATGACGTGGAAGCAGGCCGAGTGTCCGTTCGAGCAGGACAGGGTCATCCTGCATTatctccacacagcacccatcTTCACCGAGGACG gcctctaCCTGGCGTCCTACGAGAGTGAGAGCCCAGAGAACCAGGTGGAGAAGGACAGGTGGAAATCACTcag GTCTAATATCCTGGGGAAAGACATGAGTGGCCCAGGCTAG
- the LOC136954185 gene encoding rho GTPase-activating protein 24-like, producing MELHCLPTETPTTTTSSCSTPPRHYCPALAQRGGRRERRGLCPAGSKPPDPSLAGRTPAGAVVPTLGWGAGGGPGLHPDYHGLGVNTAERGREREEGGEEERQGSADISWEENQSALSVYDNLVAVTPVQDTSLEAVDMETSATPAIGFPDVQVLALLDDGAVSEASSSWSSCEILLAGSSASNRPNQDQDQDQDLDQDQDLDQEPVAPVHPSPPVTLGMPPPLPLADPSASALRSLLTSLHQQIGRQREDYEARIHSLEQRNEALQGEVQGLRANLFQQQSWYRAVQSRIDECERARGAAEQRNGELQREMEQFLDTFGELNHEAKKTESIVRGF from the exons ATGGAGCTGCACTGTCTTCCCACAGAGACCccgaccaccaccaccagctcctGCTCTACACCCCCCCGCCACTACTGCCCAGCCCTGGCCcagagaggggggcggagggagaggcggggccTCTGTCCTGCTGGAAGCAaaccccctgacccctccctcgCTGGCCGGACCCCAGCTGGGGCTGTGGTTCCCACACTGggctggggagctgggggagggccTGGCCTGCATCCAGACTACCACGGGCTGGGTGTgaacacagcagagagaggaagagagagagaggaaggaggagaggaggagagacaagggagTGCGGACATCAGTTGGGAGGAAAACCAGAGTGCCCTCTCAGTCTACGACAACCTTGTTGCCGTGACGCCCGTCCAGGACACTTCCCTGGAAGCCGTTGACATGGAAACCAGCGCCACCCCAGCGATAGGTTTCCCGGACGTCCAGGTTTTGGCTCTGCTGGATGATGGGGCGGTCAGCGAGGCCAGCAGTTCCTGGTCCTCCTGTGAGATACTGCTGGCAGGGAGCAGTGCCAGCAACAGACCTAACCAGgaccaagaccaagaccaggacctggaccaggaccaggacctggACCAGGAGCCGGTGGCACCTGTGCACCCCAGCCCACCCGTCACTCTGGGCAtgcccccgcccctgcccctgGCGGACCCCTCGGCCAGCGCCCTCCGCAGCCTCCTCACCAGCCTGCACCAGCAGattggtagacagagagaggactacGAGGCTCGCATACACAG TCTGGAGCAGAGAAACGAGGCCCTACAGGGGGAGGTACAGGGTCTGAGGGCCAACCTGTTCCAGCAGCAGAGCTGGTACCGGGCGGTCCAGTCCAGGATCGACGAGTGTGAGCGGGCCCGTGGCGCGGCCGAGCAGAGGAACGGGGAGCTgcagagggagatggagcagTTCCTGGACACCTTCGGAGAGCTCAACCACGAGGCCAAGAAGACGGAGAGCATCGTCAGGGGCTTCTga
- the mapk9 gene encoding mitogen-activated protein kinase 9 isoform X1 — translation MSEGEGQFYSVQVGDSTFTVLQRYQQLRAIGSGAQGIVCSALDTSLGIPVAVKKLCRPFQNQTHAKRAYRELVLLKCVNHKNIIRLINVFTPQKSLEEFQDLYLVMELMDASLCQVIHMELDHERMSYLLYQILCGIRHLHSAGIIHRDLKPSNIVVKTDCTLKILDFGLARTACTNFMMTPYVVTRYYRAPEVILGMKYKENGKRRRMRWRRRIIMMMMIVMICLCVCVRPVDIWSVGCIMGEMVKGRVIFQGTDHIDQWNKVIEVLGTPSMEFMDRLMETVRNYVMNKPQYPGVSFSEIFPDWAFPSDSEHDKLKTGQAQDLLSKMLVIDPERRISVEEALNHPYIHVWYDPAEADAPPPQISDRQLEEREHSIEQWKELIYEELIDWEERNKNGVIKDEYSEVVSGTASQSSSANDISSMSTESVTLASDTDSSSIDTLSGVLDESQ, via the exons atgagtgagggggagggtcaGTTCTACAGTGTCCAGGTGGGAGACTCCACCTTCACTGTGCTGCAGCGCTACCAGCAGCTCCGCGCCATCGGCTCTGGGGCCCAGGGCATCGTCTG CTCTGCGCTAGACACCAGCCTGGGTATACCCGTGGCTGTGAAGAAGCTCTGTCGCCCCTTCCAGAACCAGACCCACGCCAAGAGGGCCTACCGGGAGCTGGTTCTGCTGAAATGTGTCAACCACAAAAAT ATCATTCGCCTGATAAATGTGTTCACGCCTCAGAAGTCTCTGGAAGAGTTCCAGGATCT GTACCTGGTGATGGAGCTGATGGATGCCAGCCTGTGCCAGGTTATCCACATGGAGCTGGACCATGAGAGAATGTCCTACCTGCTCTACCAGATCCTCTGTGGCATCAGGCACCTGCACTCCGCTGGGATCATCCACAGG GACCTAAAACCCAGCAACATTGTGGTGAAGACCGACTGCACTCTGAAGATCCTGGACTTCGGCCTGGCCAGGACGGCCTGCACTAACTTCATGATGACGCCCTACGTGGTGACTCGCTACTACAGAGCCCCGGAGGTCATCCTGGGCATGAAGTACAAGGAGAACGGtaaaaggaggaggatgaggtggaggaggagaataataatgatgatgatgatagtgatgatatgtttgtgtgtgtgtgtccgtccagtGGACATCTGGTCAGTCGGGTGCATCATGGGCGAGATGGTGAAGGGCAGAGTCATCTTCCAGGGAACCGACC ACATTGACCAATGGAACAAGGTGATCGAGGTTCTGGGCACGCCCTCCATGGAGTTCATGGACCGTCTGATGGAGACGGTGAGGAACTACGTGATGAACAAGCCCCAGTACCCCGGCGTCAGCTTCTCTGAGATCTTCCCTGACTGGGCCTTCCCCTCCGACTCGGAACACGACAAACTCAAGA CGGGACAGGCCCAAGACCTGCTGTCCAAGATGCTGGTCATCGACCCTGAGCGACGCATTTCTGTGGAGGAGGCCCTGAATCACCCCTACATCCATGTGTGGTACGACCCGGCCGAGGCTGACGCG cctccccctcagaTCTCTGACaggcagctggaggagagggagcacagCATCGAGCAGTGGAAAG AGCTCATCTATGAGGAGTTGAttgactgggaggagaggaacaagaATGGAGTTATAAAAGACGAGTACTCAG aggTGGTGAGTGGGACGGCCTCACAGTCGTCATCAGCCAATGACATCTCATCCATGTCGACGGAGTCTGTGACCCTGGCGTCCGACACGGACAGCAGCAGCATCGACACGCTCTCTGGAGTCCTGGACGAGAGCCAATGA
- the mapk9 gene encoding mitogen-activated protein kinase 9 isoform X3, whose protein sequence is MSEGEGQFYSVQVGDSTFTVLQRYQQLRAIGSGAQGIVCSALDTSLGIPVAVKKLCRPFQNQTHAKRAYRELVLLKCVNHKNIIRLINVFTPQKSLEEFQDLYLVMELMDASLCQVIHMELDHERMSYLLYQILCGIRHLHSAGIIHRDLKPSNIVVKTDCTLKILDFGLARTACTNFMMTPYVVTRYYRAPEVILGMKYKENVDIWSVGCIMGEMVKGRVIFQGTDHIDQWNKVIEVLGTPSMEFMDRLMETVRNYVMNKPQYPGVSFSEIFPDWAFPSDSEHDKLKTGQAQDLLSKMLVIDPERRISVEEALNHPYIHVWYDPAEADAPPPQISDRQLEEREHSIEQWKELIYEELIDWEERNKNGVIKDEYSEVVSGTASQSSSANDISSMSTESVTLASDTDSSSIDTLSGVLDESQ, encoded by the exons atgagtgagggggagggtcaGTTCTACAGTGTCCAGGTGGGAGACTCCACCTTCACTGTGCTGCAGCGCTACCAGCAGCTCCGCGCCATCGGCTCTGGGGCCCAGGGCATCGTCTG CTCTGCGCTAGACACCAGCCTGGGTATACCCGTGGCTGTGAAGAAGCTCTGTCGCCCCTTCCAGAACCAGACCCACGCCAAGAGGGCCTACCGGGAGCTGGTTCTGCTGAAATGTGTCAACCACAAAAAT ATCATTCGCCTGATAAATGTGTTCACGCCTCAGAAGTCTCTGGAAGAGTTCCAGGATCT GTACCTGGTGATGGAGCTGATGGATGCCAGCCTGTGCCAGGTTATCCACATGGAGCTGGACCATGAGAGAATGTCCTACCTGCTCTACCAGATCCTCTGTGGCATCAGGCACCTGCACTCCGCTGGGATCATCCACAGG GACCTAAAACCCAGCAACATTGTGGTGAAGACCGACTGCACTCTGAAGATCCTGGACTTCGGCCTGGCCAGGACGGCCTGCACTAACTTCATGATGACGCCCTACGTGGTGACTCGCTACTACAGAGCCCCGGAGGTCATCCTGGGCATGAAGTACAAGGAGAACG tGGACATCTGGTCAGTCGGGTGCATCATGGGCGAGATGGTGAAGGGCAGAGTCATCTTCCAGGGAACCGACC ACATTGACCAATGGAACAAGGTGATCGAGGTTCTGGGCACGCCCTCCATGGAGTTCATGGACCGTCTGATGGAGACGGTGAGGAACTACGTGATGAACAAGCCCCAGTACCCCGGCGTCAGCTTCTCTGAGATCTTCCCTGACTGGGCCTTCCCCTCCGACTCGGAACACGACAAACTCAAGA CGGGACAGGCCCAAGACCTGCTGTCCAAGATGCTGGTCATCGACCCTGAGCGACGCATTTCTGTGGAGGAGGCCCTGAATCACCCCTACATCCATGTGTGGTACGACCCGGCCGAGGCTGACGCG cctccccctcagaTCTCTGACaggcagctggaggagagggagcacagCATCGAGCAGTGGAAAG AGCTCATCTATGAGGAGTTGAttgactgggaggagaggaacaagaATGGAGTTATAAAAGACGAGTACTCAG aggTGGTGAGTGGGACGGCCTCACAGTCGTCATCAGCCAATGACATCTCATCCATGTCGACGGAGTCTGTGACCCTGGCGTCCGACACGGACAGCAGCAGCATCGACACGCTCTCTGGAGTCCTGGACGAGAGCCAATGA
- the mapk9 gene encoding mitogen-activated protein kinase 9 isoform X2, which produces MSEGEGQFYSVQVGDSTFTVLQRYQQLRAIGSGAQGIVCSALDTSLGIPVAVKKLCRPFQNQTHAKRAYRELVLLKCVNHKNIIRLINVFTPQKSLEEFQDLYLVMELMDASLCQVIHMELDHERMSYLLYQILCGIRHLHSAGIIHRDLKPSNIVVKTDCTLKILDFGLARTACTNFMMTPYVVTRYYRAPEVILGMKYKENGKRRRMRWRRRIIMMMMIVMICLCVCVRPVDIWSVGCIMGEMVKGRVIFQGTDHIDQWNKVIEVLGTPSMEFMDRLMETVRNYVMNKPQYPGVSFSEIFPDWAFPSDSEHDKLKTGQAQDLLSKMLVIDPERRISVEEALNHPYIHVWYDPAEADAISDRQLEEREHSIEQWKELIYEELIDWEERNKNGVIKDEYSEVVSGTASQSSSANDISSMSTESVTLASDTDSSSIDTLSGVLDESQ; this is translated from the exons atgagtgagggggagggtcaGTTCTACAGTGTCCAGGTGGGAGACTCCACCTTCACTGTGCTGCAGCGCTACCAGCAGCTCCGCGCCATCGGCTCTGGGGCCCAGGGCATCGTCTG CTCTGCGCTAGACACCAGCCTGGGTATACCCGTGGCTGTGAAGAAGCTCTGTCGCCCCTTCCAGAACCAGACCCACGCCAAGAGGGCCTACCGGGAGCTGGTTCTGCTGAAATGTGTCAACCACAAAAAT ATCATTCGCCTGATAAATGTGTTCACGCCTCAGAAGTCTCTGGAAGAGTTCCAGGATCT GTACCTGGTGATGGAGCTGATGGATGCCAGCCTGTGCCAGGTTATCCACATGGAGCTGGACCATGAGAGAATGTCCTACCTGCTCTACCAGATCCTCTGTGGCATCAGGCACCTGCACTCCGCTGGGATCATCCACAGG GACCTAAAACCCAGCAACATTGTGGTGAAGACCGACTGCACTCTGAAGATCCTGGACTTCGGCCTGGCCAGGACGGCCTGCACTAACTTCATGATGACGCCCTACGTGGTGACTCGCTACTACAGAGCCCCGGAGGTCATCCTGGGCATGAAGTACAAGGAGAACGGtaaaaggaggaggatgaggtggaggaggagaataataatgatgatgatgatagtgatgatatgtttgtgtgtgtgtgtccgtccagtGGACATCTGGTCAGTCGGGTGCATCATGGGCGAGATGGTGAAGGGCAGAGTCATCTTCCAGGGAACCGACC ACATTGACCAATGGAACAAGGTGATCGAGGTTCTGGGCACGCCCTCCATGGAGTTCATGGACCGTCTGATGGAGACGGTGAGGAACTACGTGATGAACAAGCCCCAGTACCCCGGCGTCAGCTTCTCTGAGATCTTCCCTGACTGGGCCTTCCCCTCCGACTCGGAACACGACAAACTCAAGA CGGGACAGGCCCAAGACCTGCTGTCCAAGATGCTGGTCATCGACCCTGAGCGACGCATTTCTGTGGAGGAGGCCCTGAATCACCCCTACATCCATGTGTGGTACGACCCGGCCGAGGCTGACGCG aTCTCTGACaggcagctggaggagagggagcacagCATCGAGCAGTGGAAAG AGCTCATCTATGAGGAGTTGAttgactgggaggagaggaacaagaATGGAGTTATAAAAGACGAGTACTCAG aggTGGTGAGTGGGACGGCCTCACAGTCGTCATCAGCCAATGACATCTCATCCATGTCGACGGAGTCTGTGACCCTGGCGTCCGACACGGACAGCAGCAGCATCGACACGCTCTCTGGAGTCCTGGACGAGAGCCAATGA